Proteins encoded within one genomic window of Amycolatopsis nigrescens CSC17Ta-90:
- a CDS encoding acyl-CoA dehydrogenase family protein yields MIDFQLDEEYEALRKTVRDFAQAEVAPVIGGFYEREEFPYELVAKMGRMGLFGLPFPEEFGGMGGDYFALCLALEELARVDSSVAITLEAGVSLGAMPIHRFGTQEQKERWLPSLCSGEALGAFGLTEPGGGSDAGATRTVGRLDNGEWVLNGSKSFITNSGTDITTLVTATAVTSVQENGRKEISAIMVPSGTPGFTVAPKYSKVGWNASDTHELSFVDCRVPAENLLGERGRGYAQFLSILDEGRVAIAAVGVGLAQGCVDECLRYVGEREAFGHRIGEYQAIQFKIADMEVRAHTARLAYYAAAAKMLHGEPFKKEASIAKLVSSNAAMDNARDATQVFGGYGFMNEFPVGRFYRDAKILEIGEGTSEIQRMLIARSLGLK; encoded by the coding sequence ATGATCGACTTCCAGCTGGACGAAGAGTACGAAGCCCTGCGCAAGACCGTGCGGGACTTCGCGCAGGCCGAGGTGGCGCCGGTGATCGGCGGCTTCTACGAGCGCGAGGAGTTCCCGTACGAGCTGGTCGCCAAGATGGGCCGGATGGGCCTGTTCGGCCTGCCGTTCCCGGAGGAGTTCGGCGGCATGGGCGGGGACTACTTCGCGCTGTGCCTTGCGCTGGAGGAGCTGGCCAGGGTCGACTCGTCGGTGGCGATCACGCTGGAGGCCGGTGTCTCCCTCGGCGCGATGCCGATCCACCGGTTCGGCACCCAGGAGCAGAAGGAGCGCTGGCTGCCGTCGTTGTGCTCGGGCGAGGCGCTGGGCGCGTTCGGGCTGACCGAGCCGGGCGGCGGCTCGGACGCCGGCGCAACCCGCACGGTGGGCAGGCTGGACAACGGCGAGTGGGTGCTCAACGGCAGCAAGTCGTTCATCACCAACTCCGGCACCGACATCACCACGCTGGTCACCGCGACCGCGGTCACCAGCGTGCAGGAGAACGGGCGCAAGGAGATCTCGGCGATCATGGTGCCGTCGGGCACTCCCGGCTTCACGGTGGCGCCCAAGTACTCCAAGGTCGGCTGGAACGCCTCCGACACCCACGAACTGTCCTTCGTGGACTGCCGGGTGCCCGCGGAGAACCTGCTCGGCGAGCGCGGTCGCGGCTACGCCCAGTTCCTGTCCATTTTGGACGAAGGCAGGGTGGCGATCGCCGCGGTCGGCGTCGGGCTCGCCCAGGGCTGCGTGGACGAGTGCCTGCGCTACGTCGGCGAGCGGGAGGCGTTCGGCCACCGGATCGGCGAGTACCAGGCGATCCAGTTTAAGATCGCCGACATGGAGGTGCGCGCGCACACCGCGCGTCTGGCCTACTACGCGGCCGCGGCGAAGATGCTGCACGGCGAGCCGTTCAAGAAGGAGGCGTCGATCGCGAAGCTGGTGTCGTCCAACGCGGCTATGGACAACGCGCGGGACGCGACCCAGGTCTTCGGCGGCTACGGCTTCATGAACGAGTTCCCGGTCGGCCGCTTCTACCGGGACGCCAAGATCCTGGAGATCGGCGAGGGCACCAGCGAGATCCAGCGCATGCTGATCGCCCGCTCCCTCGGCCTCAAGTAA
- a CDS encoding alpha/beta fold hydrolase: protein MASPPARLAAAASNVVGKVLHGGVADLRPVPRVLIDQGPNRSVYRLTASGGAAPSGPPILLVPPLAAPALCFDLRRGCSLAEHLVAGGRRSYLVDYGNVAFSDRRLGVEHWIDEVLPKAVRKVSEDAGGQQVHVVAWCLGGIFSLLTAADQADLPIESIVTVAAPFDFTAIPLIAPFRPLVDLTGGHLLTPFYRALGGAPSYLVSRVFRATGMHKEITKPLAILKNLDDRDYLAQIEAVDHFMDNMIAYPGRTFGQLYHRFFRANDLAEGSVDLNGRIISLSGVKVPTLIIAGENDTIAPRPAVERLVGLLENAPSVRFETAPGGHLGVLTGRKARDTTWRYIDEFLAERLAS, encoded by the coding sequence ATGGCGTCACCGCCGGCACGGCTGGCCGCCGCGGCATCGAACGTGGTGGGGAAGGTGCTGCACGGCGGCGTCGCCGACCTCCGCCCGGTGCCGCGGGTGCTCATCGACCAGGGGCCAAACCGGTCGGTCTACCGGCTCACCGCGTCCGGCGGGGCCGCGCCGTCCGGGCCACCGATCCTGCTGGTGCCGCCGCTGGCCGCGCCCGCGTTGTGCTTCGACCTGCGCCGCGGCTGCAGCCTGGCCGAGCACCTGGTGGCTGGCGGGCGCCGCAGCTACCTGGTCGACTACGGCAATGTGGCCTTCTCCGACCGCAGGCTCGGCGTGGAGCACTGGATCGACGAGGTGCTGCCGAAGGCGGTGCGGAAGGTCAGCGAGGACGCCGGCGGCCAGCAGGTGCACGTGGTGGCCTGGTGCCTCGGCGGCATCTTCTCGCTGCTCACCGCGGCCGACCAGGCCGACCTGCCGATCGAGTCGATCGTCACGGTGGCCGCGCCGTTCGACTTCACCGCGATCCCGCTGATCGCCCCGTTCCGGCCGCTGGTCGACCTGACCGGCGGGCATCTGCTCACCCCGTTCTACCGCGCGCTCGGCGGCGCACCCTCCTACCTGGTCAGCCGGGTGTTCCGGGCGACCGGGATGCACAAGGAGATCACCAAGCCGCTGGCGATACTGAAGAACCTGGACGACCGCGACTACCTGGCGCAGATCGAGGCGGTCGACCACTTCATGGACAACATGATCGCCTACCCCGGCCGGACCTTCGGGCAGCTGTACCACCGGTTCTTCCGCGCGAACGACCTTGCCGAGGGCAGCGTCGACCTGAACGGGCGGATCATCTCGCTCAGCGGGGTCAAGGTGCCGACCCTGATCATCGCGGGGGAGAACGACACCATCGCGCCACGGCCGGCGGTGGAGCGGCTGGTCGGGCTGCTGGAGAACGCGCCTTCGGTGCGGTTCGAGACCGCGCCCGGCGGGCACCTCGGCGTGCTCACCGGCCGGAAGGCGCGGGACACCACCTGGCGGTACATCGACGAGTTCCTGGCCGAGCGGCTTGCGAGCTGA
- a CDS encoding acyl-CoA dehydrogenase family protein → MINLEVPKKAGALVNQAYQAASEVFRPISRKYDRAEHTYPTELDMLAALLDGLNSSGQGGAGAAGVRRDEKNDGPQGNRNGANLNIVLGTIEMCWGDVGLLLSMPRQGLGNAAIGSVANTEQLERFGKLWAAMAITEPDCGSDSAAITATAKLDGDEYVLNGEKIFVTSGQRADAVVVWATLDKSVGRAAIKSFVVEKGTPGFEVVRVEHKLGIRASDTAVLRFENCRVPKENLLGSPEIDTKKGFAGVMQTFDNTRPLVAAMAIGVARAALEETARVLSEAGIEVDYDKPANNQHAAAAAYLQLEADYEAAYLLTMESAWMADNRQPNSLQASMAKAKAGRSVVDITLRCVELAGTLGYTEESLLEKWSRDAKILDIFEGTQQIQQLIVARRLLGKSSAELK, encoded by the coding sequence ATGATCAACCTTGAAGTTCCGAAGAAGGCCGGGGCGCTGGTCAACCAGGCGTACCAGGCGGCGTCCGAAGTGTTCCGGCCGATCTCGCGCAAGTACGACCGCGCCGAGCACACCTACCCCACCGAGCTGGACATGCTCGCCGCGCTGCTGGACGGGCTGAACTCCTCCGGCCAGGGCGGCGCGGGTGCCGCCGGGGTCCGTCGCGATGAGAAGAACGACGGGCCGCAGGGCAACCGCAACGGCGCCAACCTGAACATCGTGCTGGGCACCATCGAGATGTGCTGGGGCGATGTCGGCCTGCTGCTGTCCATGCCGCGCCAAGGTCTCGGCAACGCGGCGATCGGCTCGGTGGCCAACACCGAGCAGCTCGAGCGGTTCGGCAAGCTGTGGGCCGCGATGGCGATCACCGAGCCGGACTGCGGCTCGGACTCCGCCGCGATCACCGCCACCGCGAAGCTGGACGGCGACGAGTACGTGCTCAACGGCGAGAAGATCTTCGTCACCTCCGGCCAGCGCGCGGACGCGGTGGTGGTGTGGGCGACGCTGGACAAGAGCGTTGGCCGTGCCGCGATCAAGTCCTTCGTGGTGGAGAAGGGCACGCCGGGGTTCGAGGTGGTCCGGGTGGAGCACAAGCTCGGCATCCGCGCGTCGGACACCGCCGTGCTGCGCTTCGAGAACTGCCGGGTGCCGAAGGAGAACCTGCTCGGCAGCCCGGAGATCGACACCAAAAAGGGTTTCGCCGGGGTCATGCAGACCTTCGACAACACCCGCCCGCTGGTGGCCGCGATGGCGATCGGCGTCGCCCGCGCGGCGCTGGAGGAGACCGCGCGCGTGCTGTCCGAAGCCGGTATCGAGGTGGACTACGACAAGCCCGCGAACAACCAGCACGCGGCGGCCGCGGCCTACCTGCAGCTGGAGGCGGACTACGAGGCCGCGTACCTGCTGACCATGGAGTCGGCCTGGATGGCGGACAACCGGCAGCCGAACTCGCTGCAGGCCTCGATGGCCAAGGCGAAGGCGGGCCGTTCGGTCGTGGACATCACCCTGCGCTGCGTCGAGCTGGCCGGCACCCTCGGCTACACCGAGGAGTCACTGCTCGAAAAGTGGAGCCGTGACGCGAAGATCCTGGACATCTTCGAAGGCACCCAGCAGATCCAGCAGCTCATCGTCGCCCGCCGCCTCCTCGGCAAATCCTCCGCCGAACTCAAGTAG
- a CDS encoding GNAT family N-acetyltransferase has translation MSELVIRPGGPDDFRTLMAFFDDAILWLTARGSAGQWGTEPWTGNPKREERVRGMAAHEGLLIAEVGGEPAGATIHTEQCPAHVPPAGERELYIDLLITSRAYAGHGVGGALIERGRQEARERGIALLRVDCWAGGDGDLVRYYEGQGFVPTVQFDVRGWIGQVFEQRVPKGK, from the coding sequence GTGAGTGAACTGGTGATCCGGCCCGGCGGCCCGGACGACTTCCGCACCCTGATGGCTTTCTTCGATGACGCGATCCTGTGGCTGACAGCGCGCGGCAGCGCCGGGCAGTGGGGCACCGAGCCGTGGACCGGCAACCCCAAGCGCGAGGAGCGGGTGCGCGGTATGGCCGCCCACGAGGGTCTGCTGATCGCCGAGGTCGGCGGCGAGCCCGCCGGTGCCACCATCCACACCGAGCAGTGCCCCGCGCACGTTCCCCCGGCAGGCGAACGCGAGCTGTACATCGACCTGCTGATCACCTCGCGCGCGTACGCCGGCCATGGGGTGGGCGGCGCACTGATCGAACGCGGACGCCAGGAGGCCCGCGAGCGCGGTATCGCGCTGCTGCGGGTGGACTGCTGGGCCGGTGGCGACGGTGACCTGGTGCGTTACTACGAGGGTCAGGGTTTCGTGCCGACGGTCCAGTTCGATGTGCGCGGCTGGATCGGTCAGGTCTTCGAGCAGCGCGTCCCAAAGGGCAAATAG
- a CDS encoding TetR/AcrR family transcriptional regulator has translation MPTPLVQGDKASRREQILAAAAELFARHGFHGVGIDDIGAAVGISGPALYRHFKSKDAMLGEMLSTISQYLLDGGTTRAAEAGDPDDTLTELVRFHVDFALEHPALITVQERNLANLTDADRKQVRALQRRYVEVWVQAIRDAVPGVDETHARSSAHAVFGLINSTPHNRYLGDAELAVLLGHLALGALRAAR, from the coding sequence GTGCCGACCCCCCTGGTGCAAGGCGACAAGGCCAGCCGCCGCGAGCAGATCCTCGCCGCGGCGGCCGAACTGTTCGCCCGACACGGGTTCCACGGCGTCGGCATCGACGACATCGGCGCCGCGGTGGGCATCTCCGGTCCCGCGCTGTACCGGCACTTCAAGAGCAAGGACGCGATGCTCGGCGAGATGCTGAGCACGATCAGCCAGTACCTGCTCGACGGCGGCACCACCCGCGCGGCCGAAGCCGGCGACCCGGACGACACGCTCACCGAGCTGGTGCGCTTCCACGTCGACTTCGCGCTCGAACACCCGGCACTGATCACCGTGCAGGAGCGCAACCTGGCCAATCTCACCGACGCGGACCGGAAACAGGTGCGCGCGCTGCAGCGCCGGTACGTGGAGGTGTGGGTGCAGGCGATCCGGGACGCGGTCCCCGGAGTGGACGAGACGCACGCCCGATCTTCGGCACACGCCGTGTTCGGATTGATCAATTCAACCCCGCACAACCGCTATCTCGGTGACGCCGAGCTGGCCGTCCTGCTGGGCCATCTCGCGCTCGGCGCGCTGCGCGCGGCGAGGTAG
- a CDS encoding SGNH/GDSL hydrolase family protein, with amino-acid sequence MVAHVQKTTQSMIRACVVVFAATLALFGFTIPASAAATNYVALGDSYSSGTGAGSYGDSGACKRSANSYAQLWANAHSASPFQFLACSGARTGDVLNQLNSVTGGATLVTVSVGGNDAGFADVMTDCTLGSDQSCVDRVNEAKTYANNTLPGLLDGVYAKIKQKAPGAKIVVFGYPRFYQIGGSCNAGLSDTKRSAINSGADTLASVTSGRAKAAGASFADVRGPFTGHEICSGDWWLKSLSWPVDESYHPNVNGQKLGYLPVLNQLAG; translated from the coding sequence ATGGTCGCGCATGTCCAGAAAACGACCCAGTCCATGATCCGAGCGTGCGTGGTCGTGTTCGCCGCGACGCTCGCCTTGTTCGGCTTCACCATCCCTGCTTCCGCCGCGGCGACGAACTACGTCGCACTCGGCGACTCCTACTCCTCCGGTACCGGTGCCGGCTCCTACGGCGACTCCGGTGCCTGCAAGCGCAGTGCCAACTCCTACGCCCAGCTATGGGCGAACGCGCATTCCGCCAGCCCGTTCCAGTTCCTGGCCTGCTCCGGGGCGCGCACCGGGGACGTGCTGAACCAGCTCAACTCGGTCACCGGCGGCGCCACGCTGGTCACCGTTTCGGTCGGCGGCAACGACGCCGGCTTCGCCGATGTGATGACCGACTGCACGCTCGGCTCCGACCAGTCCTGCGTCGACCGGGTCAACGAAGCCAAGACCTACGCGAACAACACGCTGCCCGGCCTGCTGGACGGCGTGTACGCGAAGATCAAGCAGAAGGCGCCGGGCGCCAAGATCGTGGTGTTCGGCTACCCGCGCTTCTACCAGATCGGCGGCTCGTGCAACGCGGGCCTCAGCGACACCAAGCGGTCCGCGATCAACTCCGGCGCGGACACCCTGGCCTCGGTCACCTCGGGGCGCGCGAAGGCAGCCGGTGCCAGCTTCGCGGATGTTCGCGGGCCGTTTACCGGACATGAGATCTGCTCCGGCGACTGGTGGCTGAAGAGCCTCAGCTGGCCGGTCGACGAGTCCTATCACCCCAACGTGAACGGGCAGAAGCTCGGCTACCTGCCGGTGCTCAACCAACTGGCCGGGTGA
- a CDS encoding SDR family oxidoreductase gives MARGPRSLRNKVVVVTGGAQGIGARTSAALVRHGAKVAIGDLDQVLAEKTAGELGGDTVALKLDVTDTRGFTEFLDEVERRLGPIDVLINNAGIMPLAPLAEEDDASTRRQLEINLHAVIHGTREAVRRMRPRRTGHIVNVASMAGKAGFPGGATYCATKHGVVGLSEAVHLELYGTGVEVSCVMPAIVRTELASGLGEAKMIKSVLPEDVAEAIVDALRKPRFDVFVPRSLDAVGRVTRLLPRRFGEWLVRTLGADQVLASAAHSTARADYEDRAAHSAPAAEADGR, from the coding sequence ATGGCGCGAGGGCCGCGTTCGTTGCGAAACAAAGTGGTCGTGGTGACCGGCGGGGCGCAGGGAATCGGCGCCAGGACGTCGGCCGCACTGGTCCGTCACGGCGCGAAGGTGGCGATCGGCGACCTCGATCAGGTGCTCGCCGAGAAGACCGCCGGTGAGCTGGGTGGGGACACCGTCGCGCTGAAGCTGGACGTCACCGATACGCGGGGCTTCACTGAGTTCCTGGACGAGGTCGAGCGCCGGCTCGGCCCGATCGACGTACTGATCAACAACGCCGGCATCATGCCGCTCGCCCCGCTGGCGGAGGAGGACGACGCGTCCACCCGTCGTCAGCTGGAGATCAACCTGCACGCGGTGATTCACGGCACCAGGGAGGCGGTGCGCCGGATGCGCCCCCGTCGCACCGGGCACATCGTGAACGTGGCGTCGATGGCCGGCAAGGCGGGTTTTCCCGGCGGGGCCACGTATTGCGCCACCAAGCACGGTGTGGTCGGGCTGTCCGAGGCGGTGCACCTGGAGCTGTACGGCACCGGCGTCGAGGTGTCCTGCGTGATGCCGGCGATCGTGCGCACCGAGCTGGCCAGCGGGCTCGGCGAGGCGAAGATGATCAAGTCGGTGCTGCCGGAGGACGTGGCCGAGGCCATTGTGGACGCTCTGCGCAAGCCCCGGTTCGACGTGTTCGTGCCAAGGTCGCTGGACGCGGTCGGCCGGGTCACCCGGCTGCTGCCGCGCCGGTTCGGCGAGTGGCTGGTGCGCACGCTGGGTGCGGACCAGGTGCTGGCGTCGGCGGCGCATTCCACCGCCCGCGCGGACTACGAGGACCGTGCCGCGCACAGCGCGCCGGCCGCCGAGGCGGACGGCCGCTGA
- a CDS encoding carboxyl transferase domain-containing protein, whose amino-acid sequence MDTPVIQSSADPRSEQYSRNTTAHAELTEDLRKRLSLARLGGPEKSRTRHVERGKLLPRDRVDALLDPGSPFLELSPLAATGLYDDEAPSAGIITGIGRVSGRECVIVANDATVKGGTYYPMTVKKHLRAQEVALHNNLPCIYLVDSGGAFLPRQDEVFPDREHFGRIFYNQANMSARGIPQIAAVLGSCTAGGAYVPAMSDEAVIVRNQGTIFLGGPPLVKAATGEVVTAEELGGGDVHARQSGVTDHLANDDAHALRIVRSIVSTLGPRTPRPWDLLPVEQPAVDEAQLYGVVPADSRTPYDVREVIARITDGSRFAEFKKEYGATLVTGFARIHGHPVGIVANNGVLFAESAMKGAHFIELCDKRSIPLLFLQNITGFMVGRAYEAGGIAKHGAKMVTAVACARVPKLTVIIGGSFGAGNYSMCGRAYSPRFLWMWPNARISVMGGEQAASVLSTVRRDAIEGRGAEWPADEEEAFKQPIRDQYEHQGSPYYSTARLWDDGVIDPADTRTVVGLALSAAANAPLEPVGYGVFRM is encoded by the coding sequence ATGGACACGCCGGTTATACAGAGTTCCGCGGACCCGCGGAGTGAGCAGTATTCGCGTAACACCACGGCGCACGCCGAGCTGACCGAGGACCTGCGCAAGCGGCTCTCGCTCGCCAGGCTGGGCGGCCCGGAGAAATCCCGCACCCGACATGTGGAACGGGGCAAGCTGCTGCCCCGCGACCGGGTGGACGCGCTGCTCGACCCCGGCTCGCCGTTCCTGGAGCTGTCCCCGCTGGCCGCGACCGGCCTCTACGACGACGAGGCCCCGTCGGCCGGCATCATCACCGGCATCGGCCGGGTGTCCGGGCGCGAGTGCGTGATCGTCGCCAACGACGCGACGGTCAAGGGCGGCACCTACTACCCGATGACGGTGAAGAAACACCTGCGCGCGCAGGAAGTCGCGCTGCACAACAACCTTCCGTGCATCTACCTGGTCGACTCCGGCGGCGCCTTCCTGCCCCGGCAGGACGAGGTCTTCCCGGACCGCGAGCACTTCGGCCGGATCTTCTACAACCAGGCGAACATGTCCGCGCGCGGCATCCCGCAGATCGCCGCGGTGCTCGGCTCCTGCACCGCCGGCGGCGCCTACGTCCCGGCGATGAGCGACGAGGCGGTGATCGTGCGGAACCAGGGCACGATCTTCCTCGGCGGCCCGCCGCTGGTGAAGGCCGCCACCGGCGAGGTGGTCACGGCCGAGGAGCTCGGCGGCGGCGACGTGCACGCCAGGCAGTCCGGGGTCACCGACCACCTGGCCAACGACGACGCGCACGCGCTGCGCATCGTCCGCTCCATCGTGTCCACCCTCGGCCCGCGCACGCCACGGCCGTGGGACCTGCTCCCGGTCGAGCAGCCCGCGGTGGACGAGGCCCAGCTCTACGGGGTGGTGCCGGCGGATTCGCGCACCCCGTACGACGTGCGCGAGGTGATCGCCAGGATCACCGACGGCAGCCGGTTCGCCGAGTTCAAGAAGGAGTACGGCGCCACCCTGGTCACCGGGTTCGCCAGGATCCACGGCCATCCGGTCGGCATCGTCGCGAACAACGGCGTGCTCTTCGCCGAGTCCGCGATGAAGGGCGCGCACTTCATCGAGCTGTGCGACAAGCGCTCGATCCCGTTGCTGTTCCTGCAGAACATCACCGGGTTCATGGTCGGCAGGGCGTACGAGGCGGGCGGAATCGCCAAGCACGGCGCGAAGATGGTCACCGCGGTGGCCTGTGCCAGGGTGCCCAAGCTGACCGTGATCATCGGCGGTTCGTTCGGCGCCGGGAACTACTCGATGTGCGGCCGGGCGTACTCGCCGCGTTTCCTCTGGATGTGGCCCAACGCCCGGATCTCGGTGATGGGCGGCGAGCAGGCCGCGTCGGTGCTTTCCACGGTGCGCCGCGACGCGATCGAGGGCCGCGGCGCGGAATGGCCCGCCGATGAGGAAGAGGCTTTCAAACAGCCCATCCGCGACCAGTACGAGCATCAGGGCAGCCCGTACTACTCGACCGCACGGCTGTGGGACGACGGGGTGATCGACCCGGCGGACACCCGCACGGTGGTCGGGCTCGCGCTGTCGGCGGCGGCCAACGCGCCACTCGAACCTGTCGGCTACGGCGTCTTCCGGATGTGA
- a CDS encoding acetyl/propionyl/methylcrotonyl-CoA carboxylase subunit alpha: MFPTVLVANRGEIAVRVIRTLRAMGIRSVAVYSDADAEAAHVLEAHTAVRIGPAEAARSYLSIPAIIQAAKDTGATAVHPGYGFLSENVEFARACEAAGIAFIGPPVAAIDAMGDKIRAKATVSAAGVPVVPGKSDVDIPEGGFATAAEEVGYPLLLKPSAGGGGKGMRLVTEAGELAAAVESARREAKGAFGDDTLLMERFVGTPRHIEIQVLADGHGNVIHLGERECSLQRRHQKIVEEAPSVLLDEPTRVRMGAAAVEAARSVGYVGAGTVEFIVSAKAPDEFFFMEMNTRLQVEHPVTELVTGLDLVEWQVKVAAGQRLTVRQEDVRLTGHAVEARVYAEDPARGFIPTGGTVLAVHEPDGPGVRVDSWLRDGTVVGSNYDPMLAKVIAWGPDREAALHRLDLALAETAVLGLTTNVAFLRALLADEEVRAGRLDTELVERRLATLVSASIPAEFFVAAAADRLLSLYPKGPFVDPWEVPNGWRLGATGGVTFRLGSGDVESVVRIEGEPASAMATVDGREPVPMSARLAGPDLLELRYGKDFRRYRRSSAPEGTVWLASGGQCVALGERANLLATHGDSVATGPVTSPMPGTVLVVKAEVGETVAAGAPLLVVEAMKMEHTITAPVAGVLTELHVQAGQQVELDEALAVVTPHEEKT, encoded by the coding sequence ATGTTTCCTACAGTTCTGGTCGCGAACCGCGGGGAGATCGCGGTCCGGGTGATCCGCACGCTGCGCGCAATGGGCATCCGGTCGGTCGCGGTGTACAGCGACGCGGACGCCGAGGCCGCGCACGTGCTGGAGGCGCATACCGCCGTCCGGATCGGCCCGGCGGAGGCGGCCCGCAGCTATCTGTCCATCCCGGCGATCATCCAGGCCGCGAAGGACACCGGCGCCACCGCCGTGCACCCGGGATACGGCTTCCTTTCGGAGAACGTCGAGTTCGCACGGGCCTGCGAGGCGGCCGGGATCGCGTTCATCGGGCCGCCGGTGGCCGCGATCGACGCGATGGGCGACAAGATCCGGGCCAAGGCCACGGTTTCCGCCGCGGGTGTGCCGGTGGTCCCCGGTAAGTCCGATGTGGACATTCCGGAGGGCGGGTTCGCGACAGCGGCCGAAGAAGTGGGCTATCCGTTGCTGCTCAAGCCCTCCGCGGGCGGTGGCGGCAAGGGCATGCGGCTGGTCACCGAAGCTGGGGAGCTGGCCGCCGCGGTGGAGTCCGCGCGGCGCGAGGCGAAGGGCGCTTTCGGCGACGACACCCTGCTGATGGAGCGGTTCGTCGGCACGCCGAGGCATATCGAGATCCAGGTGCTGGCGGACGGGCACGGCAACGTGATCCACCTCGGCGAGCGGGAGTGCAGCCTGCAGCGGCGGCACCAGAAGATCGTCGAAGAGGCGCCGTCGGTGCTGCTGGACGAGCCGACCAGGGTCAGGATGGGCGCGGCGGCGGTGGAGGCGGCGCGTTCGGTCGGCTACGTCGGTGCCGGGACCGTCGAGTTCATCGTGTCCGCGAAGGCGCCGGACGAGTTCTTCTTCATGGAGATGAACACCCGCCTGCAGGTGGAGCACCCGGTTACCGAGCTGGTCACCGGCCTCGACCTGGTCGAGTGGCAGGTGAAGGTCGCCGCCGGGCAGCGGCTGACCGTGCGGCAGGAGGACGTCCGGCTGACCGGGCACGCGGTGGAGGCCAGGGTTTACGCCGAGGACCCGGCGCGCGGCTTCATCCCGACCGGCGGCACCGTGCTGGCCGTGCACGAACCGGACGGGCCCGGCGTGCGGGTGGACTCCTGGCTGCGGGACGGCACCGTGGTCGGCTCGAACTACGACCCGATGCTGGCCAAGGTGATCGCATGGGGGCCGGACCGGGAAGCCGCACTGCACCGGCTCGACCTGGCACTGGCGGAAACCGCGGTGCTCGGCCTGACCACCAACGTGGCGTTTCTGCGCGCACTGCTGGCCGACGAGGAGGTCCGGGCCGGGCGGCTGGACACCGAGCTGGTCGAGCGCAGGCTCGCCACGTTGGTTTCCGCTTCGATCCCGGCGGAGTTCTTCGTCGCGGCCGCGGCGGATCGCCTGCTTTCGCTGTACCCGAAGGGGCCCTTTGTGGATCCCTGGGAGGTGCCGAACGGCTGGCGGCTCGGCGCGACCGGCGGGGTGACCTTCCGGCTCGGCTCGGGTGACGTGGAGTCCGTGGTCCGGATCGAGGGTGAGCCCGCGTCCGCGATGGCCACTGTGGACGGTCGGGAGCCGGTGCCGATGTCCGCCAGGCTCGCCGGGCCAGACCTGCTGGAACTGCGGTACGGCAAGGACTTCCGGCGCTACCGCCGGTCGTCCGCGCCGGAGGGCACGGTCTGGCTGGCTTCCGGCGGGCAGTGCGTCGCGCTCGGCGAGCGGGCGAACCTGCTGGCCACGCACGGTGATTCGGTGGCCACCGGCCCGGTGACCAGCCCGATGCCGGGCACCGTGCTGGTGGTCAAGGCGGAGGTCGGGGAGACGGTCGCGGCCGGCGCCCCGCTGCTCGTCGTGGAGGCGATGAAGATGGAGCACACCATCACCGCACCGGTGGCCGGTGTGCTCACCGAACTGCACGTCCAGGCGGGCCAACAGGTCGAGCTGGACGAGGCCCTTGCCGTGGTGACCCCGCACGAGGAGAAGACATGA
- a CDS encoding MarR family winged helix-turn-helix transcriptional regulator, which produces MHDVPRTANLLGATALAVSDLLLAGVTSAAGTSESGAAALVVLSATPGISVTELGRRIGLSQPAAARMVDALEARGLVERRQTMGRSVAVHLTGPGTAAAKELLNARGGALAGLVERLDPADRSALAGLLEKLLTAAYAEVPNSELLCRLCDRPTCTTPDTSCPVGAAERAMQ; this is translated from the coding sequence ATGCATGATGTGCCTCGCACCGCGAATCTGCTTGGCGCGACCGCGCTCGCGGTGAGCGACCTGCTGCTGGCCGGTGTCACCTCGGCGGCCGGCACCAGCGAGAGCGGCGCCGCCGCGCTCGTCGTGCTGTCCGCGACGCCAGGGATCAGCGTCACCGAACTGGGCCGCCGGATCGGGCTGAGCCAGCCCGCCGCTGCCCGCATGGTTGACGCGCTGGAGGCCCGCGGCCTGGTGGAACGCCGCCAGACCATGGGCCGCTCGGTGGCGGTGCACCTCACCGGCCCCGGTACCGCTGCCGCCAAGGAGCTGCTGAACGCGCGAGGCGGCGCGCTCGCCGGCCTCGTCGAACGGCTCGATCCCGCCGACCGGTCCGCTTTGGCCGGGCTGCTGGAAAAACTGCTCACCGCCGCCTATGCCGAGGTGCCCAACTCCGAGCTGCTCTGCCGCCTCTGCGACCGTCCCACCTGCACCACCCCCGACACTTCCTGCCCCGTCGGCGCCGCCGAACGCGCGATGCAGTGA